In Euphorbia lathyris chromosome 10, ddEupLath1.1, whole genome shotgun sequence, the DNA window acaattgaagtcaattgtgacaacaagagtgccattgacttatcaaataacccaatccagcacagcagaatgaagcatgtcagcataagacatcacttcatcagagatcatgtactcaagggagagatcaagctgacctatgtcccaatggatgagcaacttgctgatatcttcacaaagccactggctcgtgagcaattcaacatacttagagaagccattggtatgtttaatcctcttcaataaattctaagtatAGAATGTatgcatgctgaatgatttatgctgagtagatttacatgctgagtgtttatcttaagctgagcaactaagcataagaattattccTTTGCGTAACAATTGACTAAGAATTTCAAACGTTTGaaatccttaacactgagtaaagatccgttgcaaaacTTAATGCACAACACGCAaattgaatagccacctaggatgacgtaagcgcaataattagaaaacccatgcgccgaatgtgtcataaatgccagaatatttgtcgattgagtatctcgaggtcaaacggccacctcaacgcttaggatcaattcgacacctctataaatagtggatgatttcccacttttatctctttacgcttagaaatttctggtattctcatattctctctaaaatctcccaaacttctcaaacttctctaagaatcatgacgaaagattctcagaatgtctccggtgccgttAATCGCTCTGATGAAAATCCTTCATCTACTGCCCAACATGATCACTCTAAGGTCACCACGTCGAGCAAGCAAACCAAACCTGACCAAGCTGGCTCCTCAAAGGGAAAACAGCAAAAGGATAAGGCTAAAAAGCCTGTGGAACGCACCTACACTCAAGTctacgagagtgtgagggggtataaggttgaccactctcgATGGTTTTCAAGGGGTTTTGTGGACgctgagcaacccttttgtgagtggatcaaaaagaacggctggaccgagctgttctcagtacGCGAGGCTACTTATCCCGAGCTAGTTAAAGAATTTTACGCTAACCTATAAGCCAcagatgataaccaggactatatggtcaccaaggtttccgggaaggatatcttcatcaaccccgcctaccttgcctcactactcaaactgaaaaacgaaggagccaTACTTCGTAAATCCGGTGACCAAGATAAGACCAACTACAAAGCTGAATTCTGTAAACCTCCTGGTCATGTAGGAGAAATCtcaagtacctccatgggtcgtaatcagaagatggcccactacatactgaccaatttccttttccccaaaatcaactgcaccaactcagcgacaaacttcgagcagtgtttcatatggcatatgctgacctacacgccgaTCAACATGCCCATCTTCATAATCGATGGATTCCAAAGAAGTACCGGAACCCTTAGGTTGGGCTccatcatcaccaaaatcctcaaaGATCAAGGGGTGAGCctggttgaggaaatccacactcGGGGAACCGAGATTACGGCTGCTGCCCTGTTCGGCCTGGCATATGACCAACcaattgtgcccaagaaagggaaagggGCCGCTGACTAGGAAACTGAGGGGACggtgactcgaaagggaaggacacaaagaaagaggaaagctgtgcaaagcacctctaaagaAGCTGTCTCTGCACCAAAGAAGCTTAAGTTTGTATccagaggaactaagcctcaacctcaacaaggtcaggatggacctaggtcagctgagaaaagaccaaggcaagctgagcctgaggtagaagaaagagaggatgttgatgagcaacctctgaggaagaaaaagaaactcTCTTTTGAGTTAAGACCCATCGATGCCCTTCCAACTGATGTAGttgttcctcctaactcacattaTATACAGAGTCAAGACATTGACACTGAACAACAgtcagaagaagaggaagaacaagaccaattgggtggtcagtttgaagaagatgaagaacaagaccaactgggtggtcagtttgaagaagaagaagaactgggtggtcagttcaATGATGAGGAAACAGTGGAGGATGAGGATGATGAGCCATCAGACGTTGACCAACATGGCATAATCTACACTGAGGAGATTGAAGAAGATGACGCTGAGCAAACGGTAAATCATcccgctgttcaaagggaagcttcacccactgactccattgagtccattcctgctgaccctactcctccaaagctaaagagactgagaaagaagaaggcaCATCGAGCTCCAGTAATTGATctcatgggtgactcaccaCTGAGGGATGAGATCACTGACTTAACAGAAGTACACCTTAAGTTCTTCTCCAATCCTCCTGAATCTCAaccagagcaacaagaaaatcaagcctctatttctcagccgaaggaacaagccgacttaacTGCTTCCCCCAGCCAAAAtgatgccgagcaagtgctcgaagatcctgctactcaacatgttgagcaagctaaggaattacctgctcaggtgaaaacttcctcaacttccaacacctagtcagcttcagcctgaccctgAGCAAGTAACACACTCTGCCGACCCTCCTCTTCCACAACTCCAAGTGCAGAATCCAATCCAGTCAGTTTCTACTGGATTCCTAATTCAAGACCAGCCGATaatcatgctggcacttctaatgttgagcagaaccaaacaccgcctctattcggttctactcctcttccggcatctgggccaacaaatgatggatcctttagctatctaaatgcctctgagtctggtcgaagaatcgttgactcagctcaagctcgtATCCAGGACATCCATCAAACAAGTACCaatgccgctgggtcagttactgttgagccaactcagctttcgtctgtcactcagcttcttcctgagatcaaaggtctgaaggatcttctgagtgtcatgacttcattacaatctcaacagcccagtcAGGACTCTATAACGAAgttggccgaactccagctgaccatggtaaacCACATAAACTCTCTGCAGGGTGAAAatcatcaattgtcagctgcgaactcaatgtatgcaacttctgccgaagttcatcatctattcaaccagcttcatactgagcaagagaaaaccaatcaccaactctcttcctcctccgaatgctccattgagcaaattagcgaggctGTGCGTTTGCTGAACTTAAGCagggaagagatggaaactgaccagctcaaaacaaacgaaatcctgaagtactctcgagtaACTTTCAACCACGTGCGTCACACCAATGCTCAGCGTCAGTATTTTGATTCGTCTTTActgaagatgtttcatcaagcttttgcaatgctcacggacagcatacactgggttggaaaggctcaagcatatgttctaagtatgctgagtgctgctgATGTCAGGATTCCACGAGCTActttggatgatggtgttcccatTTTTTATGGCATAAATACCAGCACACGAAAGCTGaaggcattctctaaacgccTAACTAAAGATGCCATTGAAgacactttcattcctcctcctattgatggtggcaaaacgggggagaaagttCAAGCTCAAAGAATCCAACATTCAGAAGAAGCTTCAGGTAGTCAGCAAAGCCAAAAGGGAAAGggtaaagctaaagagcatgaagcccaactcaactacaagaagaaatagctttagCCTGACTAGGATTGACTAGATTTCATTATCttaaaacttgtagtctttcccttgtgtacttttgttgtgctgaccctgaatacaaaactttGATGCATCTATCCTTTTAAAttaaccaatcttatgtgatgcctacttatgttttgtattgaatagttaaacgcatcttcactaaatcaacTATGTTAtttgtctacattgctttatgtatgtatgctgtgttgatcaatatgttgacctcttttacatgtcttctcaaacacattgaacaaagaaatactcagcgctctctgatatctaagccttccgcataaactgagttaaaaagaatataacttataagctgacctatttctgaaaactgaccttaaacttacttgattaaaccttgaaatgtttaaagtaaaactaagtcagtggctcaacccttacgggggagtatactgagtaatataaggtcaactatcataggggagctcaacactgagttcttcaactgaatatttttgccaacatcaaaatgggggagtttgttgaaacacctttccacatgattttgatttgacaaaattatttaagtaaattgataaaaaaatattatatacacattaaatttaaatgctttgatttatttatactaatgtgtttgttcaatattgagttcaTTTATCTATACGACATTAAGATAAAAGCCcatgagtggaagtcaagcccaagtcaacataatcaagacctcacggcccaagaagatgaaACGAAGTCGTATtaagcaaaacgacgactcagcatgaagaaggatcgagaacccttctagcaaaagcttgaagaggaagctgctgagtcaagcgacaagcAGTCAGGACAGCGGCTGACAAgaatcaacttctagacaaagtatttctactttgggtaaagttcagaaggcgcatgaagatgtctggaagactttgccaaaaatgtcgaaacattctgtttgccagatgaaaagctgccgagcactgccgcggatagaagatgcaagaattccactggccaacgacactgtgcacgtactgagtgacaacaacaggaagctgtttccctccaacggttattttgaaattcgaaatgactaggtgcctcaagtgtcactatataaaggcctctcatttgcttcattccatgcagatcttcaactagtcaaaacgctgaccaaatttctacacgaagttctgtgagaaaagcaaagcaaaaaccttacaccaattttcatattattgtgtaaaagtctagagtgattttcaatcatctaaagtgtcttagcaattgttgtttaggacaaacactttatcatttctagaagaatagaaaggagaggctgagtactcggttatagtactcagcggtagatataggagtgagtagaggtatagaggaaggtactcttgtatactcagcttctattgtaaaaggtttcgtgctctacctttaaagagctcagtagaggattcgaaaagctcggaacgagttccggggactggacgtaggcggagaggccgaaccaggataagtctgctgagtaatatctttctaacccttaaactcctttacatattgcttgctataaaactgactaagtaacgagctcacgctgagttaagtatactaagaagctgagttcaggaatagactctaagtgctatttcctgactcaaagaaagaaacagacttagtcacaagttgactaagcttgtgtcttcaaACTGTTTAgtcacgctgtgtaaaccttttcataagaaaagaagtcagccttaacggacaaaattttaaaatagttcctatcccccccccccttggaactaacttgtcatgttataagggaccaacatgagGGTTTGATCCTCCTGATGCCATTGTGTTCGATGTGTAAAGTCTAAAAACTTAAGagttccacgctcaccgcaccagtTGATAACAGCCAAATGAACTTCTCGTCGGATCCCTTCCATGTGAGGTGTCGTTAGGTTCGACGGGGAACACTttgatgccaaagttagtatcAATACTAGGAATAATATCAAAAGCACTTTAGTAGAATAAGAAAGCATACCTAGTACACTTTGGGATTGGTGTATTTATATTAGATTGTGTAACCATCTTCAATGGATGTTGTAGTATATGAACAACCTAATATTTAGTGCTCTTTAGTGTATTTATTGCACATGCTCCAAGTTTCTCTGATAATGTCATTAATGAACCATTAATGACACTGATTCTTGAGGTTCTTGGGAAACTGCTCTATTGCGATTATAATGGCGTATGTCCAAATACACGTTTCCTATGTTAGATGGCGTATCCGGCCTTAGATGGCGTATGACTTATCCTTATGTGTCCGACTTTTGCCACGTGGTCGTGCTTTGTACGAATAAGTCCTTTTATCCGTgggtttttttttactatttttccaCAAAGATAACATGCAGATGTTATCAATAGATTTCTGTAACCTTTAGCATTGATAGAGAAGTGGGTGAAGAGTCATGTTGTTAATGACTTCTTGATGGTTATTAATCGTTGTGTAACAGTTCTCATAATTGCGGACGTTAGCCCTGAAGATTCATCGGTGGGTCCTAATCCATAAGAGTATGGATGGCGGATCTTTGGATGTCTAATCTTTCTTTGACGCGTATCTCGCTATAATCCACATGACGTGGTATAATGCTAGGGGCTCATTCTCTTCCTATATTTTTACACATTTACCCCAAGAATAGACCTGAACGTTAGTCAATCTTAATTGTCATCAATCCTCCATTAATCCATACATTAATCTtgtattaattatcattaattttaCATTAATtaccattattttttttaagggaATAATGGTTTATCATTATTCGTATTGAATAGAGGAATTGAGATAAGAATAAAGTTTAATtatgaagaaaataaaaaagagagtAACAAAGAGTGAAAGAGTGGTGGCAATCAAAGCTTGAAAGAAGAGGTCAATGGCAAAAGCAACGGTCTTTTGTAATAAACAAAGTCTTTATTTGGGCGCCAAATGTGGATTCAATATATGACAGTTACTAATCTTCAGGAAGAGAGAGAAACTCCTTCACCAGTTATACAATCTTCCTTTCCTCAATTAAATCCATCTCCCCTACTCCCTTCCCCATCTTTTTTCCCCTCTTTTTCCCCCACTATGGCTCAGGAATCGCCCCTCCGAAAGCTTGATGATGATCACAATCAACATCATCAAGATATTCCCCTTTCTCATCAAATCATTGATACCACCAAACCTCCTTCAATCCATGATATAACCACCACAACTAGTAGCAGTAATGGTTTTCACAATAATAATATTACTAATCATACTGATGCTAATTCTTCCTTCAAATTCAATGCCCAGGCACCTGAATTTGTGCCCAGATCTCAAACTCCTACGTCTTCTAGCCAGATGCCTATTTCCGGCTTCTTCTACCCTTGCTTTCATTACCTTGGAGCCACTGGTGGATCTGAATGGTTCTTCGTCGGCGATCAAGATCCTCATGCGTATTTGATCTCTAACCCTAACCTTGGTTTCCCTAATTCCCCTAATAAGACTACCCTTCTTACTGATGATCTTCGCCAAAAGATCCTTAAGCAGGTCCGTTTTTTAATTCCTGATTTTAATTATGATTTTATCATTAGCTATCTATTTTCCTTATTATCTTCTTTGTTTGGTATGTGCATTCTCCGTGATTACGATTCTTAAATAGAAGGGTGTAACATATTTTTACGAAGTTGATTTAGATAGCTAATCATTGATTTTGATTGATATGATAACAATGTCATTCCAATTCTGTAATGATACATTGTATTTTATTTCAAGACAAGAAACAAGAGCAAGTATACGCTAGATAATTCACTAGTAGTCTTAATACAATGGATCGAGCGTAATGGACTCTGGGCAATGAAAAATGAAATGCATAAGAAATGATTGGTGTAAAGATTTGTATAATTGACatatttttattgatgaatTGGGATCATAATAGAATTTCTCTTAATTTGGAGGGAATTTCGTTTTGCACTTCTCTCTTTTGTTGCATTATTGTTTGACAGAAtgaagattttgatttggatcAGAGACTGATTCAGGATTTAGTGACAGGGGTGCTTGTGGTGGTCTGTCTCTCGTGATTTAtggatgctaaattgatatatttttaggtgtttttacattaaaaaaagaaaattttatgtaAAAAACACGGTAGACTGTTTCCATGAAATTTTCAACATTTTCAGTGAGTGCTCAAGCCTCTCTACCTCCCCGTGGATCTGTCCTTGTCTTGGATCCAACTCAACTTTACATCTTATAAGTTTAGGGGATTATAAGTAGAAAGTTTGCAAGTTTTTAGGCAGCTAATGATCTTTCCATGAGCTTTGAATAATATCAACTATGGTTCTAGTCTCTAGGATGTTATGATTGTCTAGTAAAAAATGTCTCTTATAATTATATGTTGGCCACTTGAATATGCCTATTCTATTTTCTACATTTCCTCTGTTAGAATCCTTCTTATCCTTCGCCCATCAAACAAAGCATGCCTTTTTGCATATAATTTAGGTTGTAAATTTATTGAATGCAGAATCATTTTATGTTCATTTTATCAATGCCAGAGTTCTTATAATAGTATTATGTCAAAAAACAATGTTTGTGTTGTGCATAATGAGACAATGACGATTGCAGCTTTAGTGTAAAAttctttcttttgtttgtatACAAAACAGGTGGAGTATCAGTTCAGTGACATGAGTCTTCTTGCAAATGAATCCATGTCAAAACATATTAGTAAAGACCCTGAAGGATATGGTAAGGATCATTATACACACTTTTCATACAATAAACAGTTCATTATACTTCTGCTGGAAATAGAATTCACTAATtggcatgtattggattcaccaCAGTACCCATATCTGTTATTGCTTCCACAAAGAAAATGAAGTCCCTTATTAACAATAACCAATTGCTCGCCCAAGCACTTCAGTCCTCTACAAAACTTGTGAGTTTAGcactattaaattaaaattctttCTCTCATTACTATTAAAACTGGAACTACGGAATTCAAGTGATCGATCTCATATACTAGTGCCTTTGGTTGTCATTGCTTTGAAGGTTGTAAGTGAGGATTGCAAGAAAGTTAAACGTCAAATCCCTTTTACTGAAAAAGATAGAGAAGAATTGCAGGTATTGCCTGAGAATAATTTATCTGATTAATACATAAATTTATGTTAATTCCAAGGATGAGTTCGACTGTTTGTTTCATGTTGCAGTCTCGTACTGTTGTTGTGGAGAATTTACCTGAAGATCATTCGCATCAAAATCTCGAGAAAATATTTGGTGTAGTTGGAAGGTTGATTAAATCTTTTACTCAATATTTCTGTAATTCCTTTGTTAAGGTTTTGATTGTATATTAATGAAGAAATGTCCATTGAATTCAGCATAAGAAGCATCAGAATATGTCATCCTCAAGAACCCAATTCGTCACGCAGTACTAGAAGTGATTTCTTCATGAGCAACAAGGTATGTATTCATCATGTTTTAAGGCATATTGCAGTGATGAGAAGATTTGgttttcatcatttttattatcTTGTTTCCTCTGTGTTGAAGCTACACGCACTAGTCGAGTTCGAGAATCAGGAAACTGCAGAGAGGGCGGTATGTGATGATGATTAACAGAATACTGAGATGTGAAgttgatttgtttttcttttgttttaatGGAGCGAGGAGGCTTTTGTCACTTTTACAGGTAGAGAAATTGAATGATGAAAGGAATTGGAGGAAAGGACTTCGAGTTCGAGTGCTGCTGAGATGCTCAGTAAGATCAGTAAATAAAGATTCATCATGTGTTCTTGTGATTAATGAATATCTTCTTAATGAGAAACATTTTTACAGCCAAAATCTGTTCTGAAGAGCAAAAAGTCAGAGTTCGATGGGCTTTTGGATGATGAAGATTTGACAACCCCTGAATCTGTTGAGGATTCTTCACACACAAACAATGCAGAAAATATTACTGAGAACAATGTAAGTTGATTGCATATATGTATCACTTGCATCAGTAAATTTCATATGTACGTGACTGATCAATTGAATTTGGTCAATCACAGTTAGATTTAGGAGGTATGAATCTAAGTCTTGTGATGATTTTCCATAGGACTTTAACAAGGTTAAATCTAACTGTGATTGACATCTAAGTTTTGCGATGATTTTGATGTCCACCATAGAATTTTGAACAAGCTTAAATCTAATGGTGATTGATCAAATTCATTCAACCAGGTGACTTAGCGTCACTCTTGCATATGGTTAATGTGAAGTGTTTGAAACAGAATTTAGTTCGATTGGTAACCGAATTGTTTTGGATTCGATTAGGTGGAAGAAAATTCGGGGTCATCGAAGAAGGGATGGGGAAAGGGAAGAGGAAAGGTACGAGGGCGCGGGCAAAGCCATGGGGGGAGAGGGCTGCTTTCACCTTCTCCACAGGCACTTAGTCCACAGTCTGAAGCATCTGCTAAACATGCCTTCAAGGGTCCAAGAATGCCTGATGGAACCAGAGGCTTTGCTTTCGGCCGGGGCAAGCCATTAAGCTCTCCAACTTTAGCCACTCCAATGCTGCACGAAtagttgtgtttttttttttttaattatgtgtTTTATTTGATGTCCAAACTCTTAATTCACTGTTCattattttcagaaattgaacTCATATTTCATTTCATCCTTTGAAGTTAACATTTGATTGATTGGttaacaaattttagtttttatttttttttactagagTGAATTTAGGCCACAGGAGGTGCTCATTTGTTTAAATGATTGTTTACTATTATTAAACCTACAAAAGAAATATAATTTATGAAAAAGTTTTAGGGAGAGTGTGAGCTAGACACTCGATCTCCATTTGCATTATTAAAGAAATAAGGAATATATGGGATGAAGTAGTGACAGCACTAATGCTTTTTATCTGTAATAGAATATAGAATTCAATCACGTTTCCAAATAGTATATAATATTAACATGGAAGGTGCATATATTTgttgagggtaaattacatctatgacCCATCAACTTTTTTCTTACTTTCATTGTGAATTCTAAACTTCAAAACCGGATATTGTAGCTTTTGAATTTTGTACTTTACTAACATATAATGATCATTTTTACATTTGATCAAGATGACTATTTCAATGATAGATAACCCCTGTGTAGatagaaatgatattttaaCCAACTTAATTCTCGGACTTTTTGTTTTAAAGTTGTTGTTtgattaggagagagaaaattgatgtTTAAAGAAAGTGCATGatccaaaaataatgatttgaaaAATCAAAGCCCGTAGTTTTATGAAAAATGTGGTTCCAAACAACtttaactcttgaaattttttattttaaggccGTCATTAATCATTTTGACTTGGTCACACTAAAAAGAGAATATGTTAAGTGCAAAGTTCATAGACCATAGTATTACGTGAtactagggctgtaaatgagccgagccgttTATTAACGGTTTGATGTTCGGCTCGATAAAACCTCGATCGTGTTTGGTCGAGTTATAAATGATCGGAGCTTGAGCACGccgaagctcggctcgaaagctctcGAGCAGGTTCGATTAaaggttcatgaacaagcttATGAGaaagctcgattataatgttcatgaatatGTTCGTGAGCAAACTTGGTTTGACTATTATTTTATTAACAATATTTCTATAAAGGGGAAGTCTAAAGGTAGTTCTATAGGTTTCAAAACTGTGCAGTTCATGAACTGAATTAATAAGTTGCTCGCAAACAATTTATAAGCATCTCACGAACAGAATGTTAAGTTCGAGCTCGTCAATTTTTTTGAAGAGCCAAGATAAAACATGCCAAATTTCGACTCGGCTCGGTTACAACCCTAAGATACCATATAAAATAGTATCACAGGTGTCCTCATCCTAGACTAATTGGGACATCTAGAACAAAGTAAGCTATTAGATTGAACTAAATAGAAAACTGTCATTCCTGAGACACATGGTGTCCTTATCCTAGACTAAGCCAAATTCGTTGCCTACGAATTAAGGAGATCCAAATCAGGTATAACACAACTTATCTATGTATAGTTATCTTTCAAGAAAGCTAAGGACAACAATATTTGAGGGATCTGCCCTTGGGCATCCTATAAATACGTAAAACACTATAATCAAAGTACATATACAAGTTAATGCAATTACTCTCAACTGCTTAGTACTCCGTCTCATACTATGataacttaggcatcagagtaGGGTCGTCTGTCAACGGTTCTGTGCTGATCATCTTTCTGTCTTATCTCATGCACGGGAAAGACTCGGAAAGATACTCTTAGACAATAGAGTACTACTGCACAGATTCTCTTGTATCATTGAGTTTTGAAGTTTAGGAGCCATAAcgaaaaataaagataaattgttgtaatttacccaataaactaaaaattattTGAAGTGATGGCCATTAGGCTTAATTAAATAGTCCCAAATACCTATATAATGGCTTTCCCACTTTGATCCTTCCATTGTTTTAGCATATAAATACTCTAACGCTCCATAACCAAAACATTACCATATACTCTAGAATAGATATGGCTAACACAAAAGTATTTCCATTATTTGTAATAGTCTGTTTATTATTTCCGACAccatttccgtcggtaaattcTCAGCTAGACTATGATTTCTACGCAAAAACATGCCCCAATTTGGCAATGATTGTTAAATACGGAGTGTGGTCTGCTATGATGAATGAATCCCGAATAGCCGCTTCGCTCCTTCGCTTGCACTTTCATGATTGCTTTGTCAATGTACGTTTTAAATTTTAGTGAAACTCATGTAAACTTTAGTGAAACTCATGTGAAACTCGTAACTATTACAGGGTTGTGAAGCGTCGATACTTCTTGATGACACGAAATCATTCAAGGGAGAAAAGAACGCACTTCCGAATCGAAATTCGGCAAGAGGGTATGAAGTGATTGACAGTATAAAAGAAGATGTGGAAAGGGCTTGCCCTTTGACTGTTTCTTGTGCTGATATTTTGGCTCTTGCAGCCAGAGAAGCTGTggttttggtaattattgtaCTTTTTATTACTATTTGTTGTTAATTATAGTGTTAATTTTGTGGTTAAATGTATTGATTGATGAATGGTTCAGTCAGGAGGTGCATATTGGTCAGTGCCATTAGGGAGGAGAGATGGAGTAAGAGCAAGCCAGAAGGCAGCAAATGATAAC includes these proteins:
- the LOC136209042 gene encoding la-related protein 6C; this encodes MWIQYMTVTNLQEERETPSPVIQSSFPQLNPSPLLPSPSFFPSFSPTMAQESPLRKLDDDHNQHHQDIPLSHQIIDTTKPPSIHDITTTTSSSNGFHNNNITNHTDANSSFKFNAQAPEFVPRSQTPTSSSQMPISGFFYPCFHYLGATGGSEWFFVGDQDPHAYLISNPNLGFPNSPNKTTLLTDDLRQKILKQVEYQFSDMSLLANESMSKHISKDPEGYVPISVIASTKKMKSLINNNQLLAQALQSSTKLVVSEDCKKVKRQIPFTEKDREELQSRTVVVENLPEDHSHQNLEKIFGVVGSIRSIRICHPQEPNSSRSTRSDFFMSNKLHALVEFENQETAERAVEKLNDERNWRKGLRVRVLLRCSPKSVLKSKKSEFDGLLDDEDLTTPESVEDSSHTNNAENITENNVEENSGSSKKGWGKGRGKVRGRGQSHGGRGLLSPSPQALSPQSEASAKHAFKGPRMPDGTRGFAFGRGKPLSSPTLATPMLHE